The following are from one region of the Microbacterium paraoxydans genome:
- a CDS encoding PstS family phosphate ABC transporter substrate-binding protein, producing the protein MRKTTAKIFASTALVIGVLALSACGGQPSAGESAGSGEGSGGLTGSVNTDGSSTVAPLTEAAADLFRDEESGVNVSVATSGTGGGFKTFCAGETDISNASRAIKDEEAAECEAAGIEYTEIIAANDGLSVVVNPENDWAEDLTVEQLNKIWGPEAEGEITNWNQVDSSFPDQAITLFGAGTDSGTFDYFTDAINGEEGAIRTDYSPSEDDNITIQGVAGDVGAIGFLGLSYVEENEGVIKAVAVDGVMPSTETVQDGTYTPLGRPLFIYVNNASYVDKEPVKSFIDFYVANSLDIAERALFVPLTEEQVTTAADELASLG; encoded by the coding sequence GTGCGAAAGACCACAGCAAAGATCTTCGCCTCCACAGCATTGGTCATCGGCGTTCTCGCGCTGAGCGCCTGTGGTGGGCAGCCGAGCGCAGGCGAATCCGCCGGCTCCGGCGAAGGATCGGGCGGGCTGACCGGCTCGGTGAACACCGACGGGTCGTCGACAGTCGCCCCTCTCACGGAAGCCGCAGCCGACCTGTTCCGCGATGAGGAGTCCGGAGTGAACGTCTCCGTCGCTACCTCGGGCACCGGTGGAGGCTTCAAGACCTTCTGCGCGGGCGAGACGGACATCTCCAACGCCTCCCGCGCCATCAAGGACGAGGAAGCCGCCGAGTGCGAGGCTGCCGGCATCGAGTACACCGAGATCATCGCGGCCAACGACGGCCTGTCCGTCGTCGTCAATCCCGAGAACGACTGGGCTGAAGACCTCACCGTCGAGCAGCTGAACAAGATCTGGGGTCCCGAGGCCGAGGGCGAGATCACGAACTGGAACCAGGTCGACTCGAGCTTCCCCGACCAGGCGATCACGCTCTTCGGTGCAGGCACCGACTCGGGAACGTTCGACTACTTCACCGACGCCATCAACGGCGAAGAGGGTGCGATTCGCACCGACTACAGCCCCTCGGAAGACGACAACATCACCATCCAGGGTGTCGCAGGTGACGTCGGTGCCATCGGGTTCCTCGGGCTCAGCTACGTCGAAGAGAACGAGGGCGTCATCAAGGCTGTCGCGGTCGACGGCGTGATGCCGAGCACCGAGACCGTCCAGGACGGCACCTACACTCCGCTCGGGCGCCCGCTGTTCATCTACGTGAACAACGCCTCGTACGTCGACAAGGAGCCGGTGAAGTCGTTCATCGACTTCTACGTCGCCAACTCGCTCGACATCGCCGAGCGCGCACTCTTCGTGCCCCTCACCGAAGAGCAGGTCACCACGGCGGCTGACGAGCTCGCCTCGCTCGGCTAA
- a CDS encoding MFS transporter: protein MGQVISWGILFYALIVASPAVADDTGWPVALVTLSFSSGLVASAVAGVFVGKWLDERGPRLIMTVGSVVGPLGVVLVALAPTLAVFTVGWVIAGLAQSAVLYQAAFTVIARRYDARRRGAMTILTLAGGLASTIFAPIVAGLLAITDWRTMFLILAGFLLLTTAPLHWFSLERTWSPVRHDDAAEVHTVSTVVRTRRFWMLELSMFALAAALFSVTLALIPLFMEKGMSYELAAWALGLLGAGQVIGRLLYVAVPHTAPPWAPLTVTAGLSVISLTLLALIPGPPWLLISIGIAAGAVRGAQTLVQGSAVADRWGTQNYGAINGIFAAPITLVGAFGPALGPLLAVATGSYSAMALIAVGLAAISLAFARFS, encoded by the coding sequence GTGGGGCAGGTCATCAGTTGGGGAATCCTGTTCTATGCACTGATCGTCGCCTCTCCCGCGGTCGCGGATGACACCGGGTGGCCGGTGGCCCTGGTCACGCTGTCGTTCTCGTCGGGCCTGGTCGCCTCCGCTGTCGCTGGCGTTTTCGTCGGGAAATGGCTCGACGAGCGGGGGCCGCGCCTCATCATGACTGTTGGCAGCGTCGTCGGCCCGCTCGGCGTCGTGCTCGTCGCTCTCGCACCGACCCTTGCAGTCTTCACAGTGGGGTGGGTCATCGCAGGACTCGCACAATCGGCAGTGCTCTACCAGGCGGCGTTCACTGTCATCGCTCGCCGGTACGACGCTCGACGCCGCGGGGCGATGACGATCTTGACGTTGGCCGGCGGGCTCGCCTCCACCATCTTCGCCCCGATTGTCGCCGGACTCCTGGCGATAACCGACTGGCGGACCATGTTCCTGATACTCGCCGGTTTCCTGCTTCTCACCACCGCGCCGCTGCACTGGTTCAGCCTGGAGCGCACCTGGTCACCCGTTCGCCACGACGACGCCGCAGAGGTTCACACGGTGAGCACGGTCGTGCGCACGCGACGATTCTGGATGCTCGAGCTCTCCATGTTCGCTCTCGCTGCTGCGCTGTTCAGCGTGACCCTCGCGCTCATCCCGCTCTTCATGGAGAAGGGCATGAGCTACGAGCTCGCCGCCTGGGCTCTCGGACTCCTCGGCGCCGGTCAGGTGATCGGGCGACTCCTCTACGTCGCCGTCCCGCACACTGCCCCACCATGGGCCCCCCTCACGGTGACCGCCGGCCTCAGTGTCATCTCTCTCACCTTGCTGGCCCTGATTCCCGGGCCTCCGTGGCTGCTGATCTCCATAGGTATCGCTGCGGGTGCGGTGCGAGGCGCTCAGACGCTTGTTCAGGGTTCCGCCGTCGCGGATCGCTGGGGCACCCAGAACTACGGCGCCATCAACGGGATCTTCGCTGCTCCGATCACGCTCGTCGGAGCGTTCGGCCCGGCACTCGGTCCGCTGCTCGCAGTGGCCACCGGTTCGTACTCCGCCATGGCCCTCATCGCCGTCGGGCTCGCTGCGATCTCGCTCGCGTTCGCTCGGTTCTCCTAG
- a CDS encoding ArsR/SmtB family transcription factor produces the protein MKTVAYLSKIVNTCQTSRVSLPTTIESTSCCVPPITPSMTVADAERVARLFKALGDPTRVRLLSLIAAGAGGEACICDLTEPVGLSQGTVSHHMKLLADAGLVTREQRGKWAYFALNGDAMDAAADSLRAV, from the coding sequence ATGAAGACTGTCGCCTATCTATCGAAGATTGTCAATACGTGCCAGACTAGTCGCGTGAGCTTGCCAACGACAATCGAATCGACCAGCTGCTGCGTCCCGCCAATCACCCCCTCCATGACCGTCGCGGATGCCGAGCGGGTTGCACGCCTGTTCAAGGCGCTCGGCGATCCAACGCGGGTGAGGCTCCTGTCTCTCATCGCCGCCGGGGCTGGCGGCGAGGCGTGCATTTGCGATCTGACCGAGCCCGTGGGGCTTTCGCAGGGCACGGTGTCGCACCATATGAAGCTCCTCGCCGACGCCGGCCTCGTCACGCGTGAACAGCGCGGCAAGTGGGCGTACTTCGCTCTCAACGGCGACGCGATGGATGCCGCTGCCGACTCTCTCCGCGCGGTGTGA
- a CDS encoding arsenate-mycothiol transferase ArsC: MTQPKTVLFICKHNAGRSQLGAHLLTHIGDERLVATSAGITPAATINPAVASTLHELGIDTSAATPRAVTVDDLNAADVVVLMKPGLPLPGAVHGELVEWSFPDPSNWEADGVRELRDAIDAKVRGLAARLVS, from the coding sequence ATGACCCAGCCCAAGACAGTTCTGTTCATATGCAAGCACAATGCGGGGCGCTCCCAACTCGGCGCCCATCTCCTGACACACATCGGCGATGAGCGACTTGTCGCGACGAGTGCGGGAATCACCCCAGCCGCAACGATCAACCCAGCCGTCGCGTCAACGCTGCACGAGCTCGGAATCGACACGTCAGCGGCCACGCCCCGGGCCGTGACAGTGGATGATCTCAACGCGGCCGATGTCGTGGTCTTGATGAAACCGGGCCTCCCGCTGCCTGGCGCGGTGCACGGAGAGCTGGTCGAGTGGTCATTCCCGGACCCCTCGAACTGGGAGGCCGACGGGGTGCGCGAGCTCCGCGACGCCATCGACGCGAAGGTGCGTGGTCTGGCGGCTCGGCTCGTCAGCTAA
- a CDS encoding NAD(P)-binding domain-containing protein, protein MSELPVVVIGAGPQGLAAAAHLVERDENVLVVERGHGPAAAVSEWGHVRLFSAWPELTDAAARRLLEPTGWSAPDSGYPTGAQWVSDYLMPLADVLGERIRYATTVTGVARQGRDKVVDAGRRSQPFVVHTVDAAGNESRLLARAVIDASGTWGLPNPAGADGFPAPGEAAASDLISYRIPSDVSDLAGSHVVVVGAGHSATHAVLRLSELARRSPGTRVTWLLRRGSAANVFGGGIGDELPERAALGSRARKVIDEGVVDLVTGFRVAEFQHGVDGLTLVAEDGREVTNVGRVFALTGFRPDTGMLRELRIDLDPTLEAVAGIASEIDPNIHSCGSVPATGARELAQPEQGFFIVGVKSYGRAPTFLALTGFEQVRSVAAHLAGDHEAAARNELSLPDTGVCGGSGDFDDNAGSCCAAPQTLQIGARPVTVG, encoded by the coding sequence ATGTCTGAGCTTCCCGTCGTCGTCATCGGAGCAGGGCCGCAGGGCCTCGCCGCAGCGGCACACTTGGTCGAACGCGACGAGAATGTCCTCGTCGTCGAGCGCGGGCACGGCCCAGCAGCTGCAGTCTCCGAGTGGGGACACGTGCGCTTGTTCTCAGCGTGGCCAGAACTCACGGACGCCGCTGCGCGCCGCCTGCTCGAGCCCACGGGGTGGAGCGCACCCGACTCGGGGTATCCGACCGGCGCGCAGTGGGTCAGCGACTACCTGATGCCACTCGCGGATGTCCTGGGCGAGCGGATCCGCTACGCGACGACTGTCACCGGAGTCGCCCGCCAGGGCCGCGACAAAGTCGTCGACGCAGGCCGCCGGAGCCAGCCGTTCGTCGTCCACACTGTAGATGCCGCGGGCAACGAATCTCGCCTCCTCGCCCGCGCGGTCATCGATGCCAGTGGCACCTGGGGCCTGCCGAATCCCGCCGGGGCGGATGGGTTCCCGGCCCCCGGCGAAGCCGCGGCGTCCGATCTGATTTCGTACCGCATCCCATCCGATGTGTCGGACCTCGCCGGTTCGCACGTCGTGGTGGTCGGTGCGGGGCACTCAGCCACGCATGCCGTGCTGCGTCTGAGTGAGTTGGCCCGCCGGTCGCCGGGAACGCGCGTGACCTGGCTGCTACGCCGAGGGAGCGCCGCCAACGTCTTCGGCGGCGGAATCGGGGACGAGCTGCCGGAGCGTGCCGCGCTCGGTTCCCGCGCCCGCAAGGTGATCGACGAGGGGGTCGTCGATCTGGTGACAGGTTTCCGTGTCGCCGAGTTCCAGCACGGAGTCGATGGTCTGACGCTCGTCGCCGAAGATGGGCGCGAGGTGACGAATGTCGGGCGAGTATTCGCACTCACGGGCTTCCGCCCTGACACCGGGATGCTGCGAGAGCTCAGGATCGACCTCGATCCCACTCTCGAGGCGGTCGCAGGCATCGCTTCCGAGATCGACCCGAATATTCACTCCTGCGGATCGGTGCCCGCGACGGGCGCGAGAGAACTGGCGCAGCCGGAGCAAGGGTTCTTCATCGTCGGAGTGAAGTCCTACGGGCGAGCCCCAACGTTCCTCGCGTTGACTGGCTTCGAGCAGGTCCGTAGTGTCGCAGCTCACCTCGCTGGCGACCACGAGGCGGCCGCACGCAACGAACTCTCTCTCCCTGACACTGGTGTGTGCGGTGGATCCGGTGACTTCGATGACAATGCGGGAAGCTGCTGCGCGGCTCCCCAGACCCTGCAGATCGGCGCGCGGCCTGTCACTGTCGGCTGA